The sequence below is a genomic window from Nitrospinota bacterium.
TCATACCTTCGTTTCAACTAAGTTTAGGACACTTTCCATAGTCAGAAACGCTTTCAGATATTTTTCAGCGGCCTGTTGTGAGTGAAAACTAGAGGGGTAAAAGAGCTGCTCGCCGCTTAAAAGCAACGCCCCGGCTGCCTTTAAATCCAAATCGGCCTTGCGCAGCCATTCTGTCACAAGGTGAAGAATAACGTCCTCTCTATGCGGCGTCATAGATCACTTTCCCATACTTATTCGCCGGATAAGCGATTCCTCCTATCACATCCTTGGTGGCATCGAACCAATCGGTTGAAATGACGATAACATCGAATGGGCGCCCCATCCCGCTTAGTTTTTCATAGATGCGGAGGCTCTCCTCCCGTTGGTTCACCGGGGAGGGCTCCACGACTAACAAGTCAATGTCGCTGTCATCAGTCATAGCTCCGGCGGCGGCCGACCCGAAAAGGATAATCTTGTCCGGACTGGCCACCGACAAAATGCGCCTGATTATTTCAGACCTGAAAATCTCGTCGACCACCATCTTTACACTCCGGCTGTCCAGCCTTATGTTCATCCAGTTTATTAATTTTCAAAAGGTCAACCAGCGGCCGTCCACAAAGTATCTTATTAAAGCGTTTTTCTGAAAACAATACCTAGTTTTCAGATGTGGGCGCTCTTTTTTCCCACAACGCCGCCGCGCACGCGGCGGGATCGATCTTTTCCACGCCCGCATCGCCGACAGTTTTCATGAACATGTTTGATAAACGCAATAGCAACCACTTTTTATAAAACGCGCCTGAGCCGGTCAATACTATTGGGGCGCCGTGAAATCCGGCGCGGCCGCTCGCATGGTTTATACTTTCCGCTACCATATTTATATTCGCTTCCACTAGTTGCGATGCGATCTTCGCCATAGCGCTGCGGCCTATTATTTGCGGTTCGGACAGCACGAGCCTTGCAAGCCTTTTGGCGGCGGCGGACTTTGTTTTTGCTCCGCCGTCTGGAGTTGTGGCGGTGTATTGCGATTTCCCGATATGGCCGAGGTAAAGATGCGCGTCGCCGATGATCGAGAAGTATTCCGGACAAATGGGAATATCGCTGCCGTTGACTTGAAGCTCGCGCAATAACATGGCGGCGTTGGTCCGCAAATAGCCGGTGTAAACAAGCTCGCCGTGTCTCAGCCTTTGAAAATCGGTTTTTCCTTTCACCGCCGGGCGGCCGTTTTTGATTGGCAGAATGTCGGTGGTGGTGGAACCTATGTCCACGATCAAGCAGGTTTCCACATGCCGCGCCACCCAGGCGGCCGTGGCGGCCCAGTTTGCGGATGCCGCTTTTGCGGGATTTTGCAAGGCGGAGCCGGGCGTTATCAGGTTACCGTCCACATCCACAACTTTAGCGGGCGTATCGCAAAATACATCCTGCGCGGCGTTCACAATCCATCGCACTCCCTCCGCGCGCGACTTGAAAACGTCCGCCAGTTCGCCAGTCATGGTCAGCGCCACCGCGTCCGGCTTCGCTTTTCCTTTTATCGCCTTTAATAGCTGACGCAGCCGCTCTTTTTCCCTGAATATTTCGAACGGATGGATTTTGCGCGCGCCTAATATCGTCCGGCCTCCGTTAACGCGTGTCACCGCGGATTTCACATGCGCCCCGCCGATGTCCAGCCCCAGGATTTTCATTGGAGCGCAATCCTTCCATTGGATGTAAACGTGATGCGCCTGCGCGACGCTACTTGCGGTATATCCCCTCCCCTGGCCGCCGCCATTATGAATTCCGCCGGATTCGGCCTTATCGCCCCCGCAAGCCCGCAGAAGCTTGTGGTCAGGCGCGGGTTCACTTCCATGACCACCGGGCCATTGGGTGTCTTGATAAAATCAACGCCCCAGTAGCCTCGCAGACCATTAATCGCGCGGGATATCTTTTCGACGATATCAATGCATTCGCCCCATGGCGGGTCATCGAGTATCTCACCCCCCGCATATTTCATATCGGCGCCGAACTTCTGTTTGTTCACCGACAATATAACGCGCCAACGCGCGCCGGACACCACCGAAAGACTCATCGGGTCGCCTTCGATAAACTCCTGGGCGATCATTCCATCTGAGGGGTGAATTTCCAGCAATGCGCCTTCCATAATCGTAAAACCTTCCGATCCCGCCCCGTCCACAGGTTTTAAAATCCATCGCCCGTCAAACAACTGCTCCGGATCGAACGTTGCATCAACCGCATAAGTTTTCGGAT
It includes:
- a CDS encoding HEPN domain-containing protein translates to MTPHREDVILHLVTEWLRKADLDLKAAGALLLSGEQLFYPSSFHSQQAAEKYLKAFLTMESVLNLVETKV
- a CDS encoding nucleotidyltransferase domain-containing protein, which codes for MNIRLDSRSVKMVVDEIFRSEIIRRILSVASPDKIILFGSAAAGAMTDDSDIDLLVVEPSPVNQREESLRIYEKLSGMGRPFDVIVISTDWFDATKDVIGGIAYPANKYGKVIYDAA
- a CDS encoding ATP-grasp domain-containing protein, coding for MKLFIYEHLSCGGAAGDDLSAGMMAEGRAMLCAAMESFGKVDGIDPFTVNGGEGFCEALERCDAALVIAPETFGTLEKITARVQTAGKINLGCVPQAVRQTGDKLAFARIMDKAGVPHPKTYAVDATFDPEQLFDGRWILKPVDGAGSEGFTIMEGALLEIHPSDGMIAQEFIEGDPMSLSVVSGARWRVILSVNKQKFGADMKYAGGEILDDPPWGECIDIVEKISRAINGLRGYWGVDFIKTPNGPVVMEVNPRLTTSFCGLAGAIRPNPAEFIMAAARGGDIPQVASRRRITFTSNGRIALQ